The genomic window AATTCGGTTCATTTGTGAATCGGTCGATGCGCTCATTGCCAAAATGACATCCCGGACTTTCACATCTTTTTGAATCGCTCCGCATGTTCCGACGCGGATCAAATTTTGCACATTATAGCTTTGCATTAACTCATTTATATAGATTGAAATGGAAGGAACACCCATGCCTGTTCCTTGAACAGAAATGCGTTTACCTTTATAGGTGCCGGTATACCCGAACATATTTCGCACTTCATTATAGCAATGGGCATTTTCTAGAAAAGTTTCGGCAATATATTTTGCCCGCAAAGGGTCTCCGGGCAAAAGCACTGTTTCTGCTACTTCATTTTCTTTTGCGCCAATATGTATACTCATTTCCCTTAACCTCCAATTTTATGAAGTATTACCGCTATAAACCTTCACCAATTCAAACTATATCATATTCTTGTCAAGCTGAAAAATCTTACCTGGCGGCATGAGATCATTCGTTTAGGGGAAGCTAAAAGTAGCTTTATCAAAGGAGGGTTCAATCATGCCAAAGCAAAAAATGAGCAAAAAACTTGAACAGGCTGTAGAACACGCCAATCAAACAAATCCGTCCTCGAGAAGCAGGACAAAACCTGCTTCATCGAAAAGCGACAGAGAAAAACTATAAATCGGAGGAACACGATGGGAAAAAAGCATCGGAATCGAATTAACTCGCCTAAGAAAAATAATCATATCTCTGCTGAAGTGATTGTAGCCGAACATGAAGCACACGCGAAAGAACAAACAGCAACCGGAAGAAAAAATGGACCGGGCAATCATCAATAAGTGAGATTTTGTTAGTAAATCATGGGAGTGGTCGATATATCGTGAAAAGTGGTCGATAAATCATGAAAATTGGTCGATAAAAACCATATCCATGAGATTGATCGATTAAATTCAACAAAAAAACTGACCCAAAAGGATTTTTTGCCTTTTGGGTCGGACCTTATCGAATATGAATTCGATTTATTTTTTGCCAGCCACCCGGCTTCAGCTGGTAATAATGCTGCCCCTTTAACCCTTCATCAATTAATAATATATCACCTGTGCCTAAAAATCTTCCGTTGAAATCCGAAGGAATGGCATCCGGCACATTGAAAAGCATGAATGTCTCGTTAAGACAGTTTTCATGGTTTGTGCTTTCAACAGTTAACCGGTAAACTTGTCTGTAACCTTTATATTGCCTAAAAATAGGAGTCTGAAAAATGGTTACATCATACTCCTTTTGCCTTTTCCTCACAAGTTGTTTCAGCATCCTTTTCCCTCCATTTATCATCGAATTCATTTATCTTTATAGTTAGCGTTTGCTCATGTCGATTCCTTTATCTAAATAATTCTATTTTTGTCGATAAGTGATTTTTACCTATGTTTTTTTCTAGAAATTTGCGGTTCTAGTATAAAAAGTGCAAAAAAAAAAACGATGAAGCAACTGCTCCATCGCTTAAGCTCTATTTAATTACGAAAATCTTTGAATAACAGAAGAAATTTTTTGCTGCATGTTTGGTATATCGGATGGTGATACTGTTACCCTTACATTTGTTTCATCCATTTCCAGTGCTTCTGCAAGAAATCCTCCAAGCCCTCTCGCACGCCGGTCAACTTGCATGATTAAATCCATTGCACCGCCTGATGCAGGGAAAAAGACAAGCTCCAGCTCGTCCAGACGGCCCCTGAACGGCCCGGAAACAGGGACAAATTCAAATTCCTGAATAATCGGCAAACGCCGGCGCATTCGGAAAGGCGCTTCTTCACATTCTGCTTCTCGCAGCCTGAAACCAAGGTTTGAAACTGCCTGAAAAACAGCATTCATAACCGGGTTAGGCAGCACTTTAATAAAATCCTTATCTGTTGGGTCAACCGCATTCTTAATATCAAGTCCTGTTGAAATCCATATTTTAGTTTTTCCTGCTGTAATTGGAGTATCGTCCGGAAGCCTGAAAGAAAAAGGCATTATTTTTGTTTCATTTGGATGGATTGTAAATGATTCTGTAAGACGAAAACGATCAATAAGAGCTGTATCCGTAAATTTTTTGTCATCCACTTCTTTTATAAAAGTTGTATAAAGACTTAGGTATATTTCATCGATTTTCTGCTCGATGCTTCCGCCTCGAATTTCAACTGCTCCCCGCACTTCTTCTCCTGCTGTCAGCGTGTCTTTTTCAAGCTTTGTATCTACTGCTGCAGCTCCAATCCCGATACTGGCAAAAACCTTTTTAAAAATTGACACCCTCATTCACCTCTTTATTCATTTTCATTATGTATTTACGAACTTTCTCTGTGAAAGTTTCATCTAACTTTGAGAACGTTCCATAATCATTTTTTCATATGATAGATTTCCTCCAAAAAACGGTTTCAATGAAAATGACGGGTTTAGAACCCGTCATTTTTCAAAAGTCTTCAATCTCTTCATCGATAATGCACTTCTCCACTAAATATTCGAAGGTAATATCTGCAAGTTCCTCCAGTTCCACTTTAGAGGGAACGAATCCCCTTTTCAAAAGCTCCTGAAAGAAAAATTCTGCAATTTCCTCCGTATCGATAAATACTTCGATTTCTCTCACAGCATCGCCCCCTTTTTACAAAATGTATGTTGCTCATTCATTTTTCATGCAGGCATTGTAATTAAAAATCTTTCCGTAATAAGCATTTTTCAATCGGACAAGCATAAGCATGAATTATAGATCTTACATTGGAGGTTATTCTATGGCGCGTTTGAGGGATTTGACAGAAAAATTTAGGGAAGATGTTAATCAGGAAGACAGTAAACTAATTGAAGCTTTTGGAAAAATTACTGATCTTCTTTTCAAATTCACCATTTTGCTAGGATTGCCGTTTCTTTGTTACGTATTCATACAGTTTCATTCATTGTTCTAACGCGTTGCTTTTCAATCGCCTTTTACGATCATTTCCAGCTT from Bacillus methanolicus includes these protein-coding regions:
- the deoD gene encoding purine-nucleoside phosphorylase — protein: MSIHIGAKENEVAETVLLPGDPLRAKYIAETFLENAHCYNEVRNMFGYTGTYKGKRISVQGTGMGVPSISIYINELMQSYNVQNLIRVGTCGAIQKDVKVRDVILAMSASTDSQMNRITFGGVDYAPTANFELLKNAYEVGVEKGLNLKVGNVFTADMFYNDNAEHEKWAQYQILAIEMETAALYTLAAKFGRKALSVLTVSDHILTGEETTAEERQTTFNDMIEVALEAAVKM
- a CDS encoding YozD family protein, translating into MREIEVFIDTEEIAEFFFQELLKRGFVPSKVELEELADITFEYLVEKCIIDEEIEDF
- a CDS encoding sporulation protein; its protein translation is MSIFKKVFASIGIGAAAVDTKLEKDTLTAGEEVRGAVEIRGGSIEQKIDEIYLSLYTTFIKEVDDKKFTDTALIDRFRLTESFTIHPNETKIMPFSFRLPDDTPITAGKTKIWISTGLDIKNAVDPTDKDFIKVLPNPVMNAVFQAVSNLGFRLREAECEEAPFRMRRRLPIIQEFEFVPVSGPFRGRLDELELVFFPASGGAMDLIMQVDRRARGLGGFLAEALEMDETNVRVTVSPSDIPNMQQKISSVIQRFS